A genome region from Maridesulfovibrio salexigens DSM 2638 includes the following:
- a CDS encoding FmdB family zinc ribbon protein: MPIFEFKCPKCGKEFDELVMPGKDAKADCPECGHKECEKLLSMGNVRPNGIPKGMGGYKEPCKGCNGCG, from the coding sequence ATGCCGATTTTTGAATTTAAATGCCCTAAATGCGGTAAAGAATTTGATGAACTGGTAATGCCCGGAAAGGACGCTAAAGCTGACTGCCCCGAGTGCGGCCATAAAGAATGCGAAAAACTGCTCTCAATGGGCAATGTACGTCCCAACGGTATCCCCAAAGGAATGGGCGGATACAAGGAACCTTGCAAGGGATGTAACGGCTGCGGTTAA
- a CDS encoding succinylglutamate desuccinylase/aspartoacylase family protein, producing MKIERSPFSIAGEEIPPGQRRTVNIAAAKMYNRNELYMDVHVVHGRIQGPTVFLSGAVHGDEINGVEIIRRLLKMKLLNSLRGTLIAVPVVNTFGFVNRTRYLPDRRDLNRFFPGSPKGSLTGQLASIFMEEIVARSTHGIDFHTGANFRSNLPQIRAAISDPAIKEMAMAFGAPVVLDAELRDGSLRKAAYDRKIPLLLFEGGQSMQFDPIPIRVGTQGVVSVLRHLGMLPKAKQKSKCTQPILAKNSTWARASASGIFLPRVKLGEIVEKNQILGLVTDPLGESEHQIISPTSGVIIGQLQSPLVHKGDAVSHVAAISDMDVAETAIDSFQNEFEIESKMQEYEEGHL from the coding sequence ATGAAAATAGAGCGGTCCCCATTCAGCATTGCCGGGGAAGAAATTCCTCCAGGACAGCGTCGAACTGTCAATATTGCCGCAGCTAAAATGTACAACCGCAATGAGCTGTATATGGATGTCCATGTCGTTCATGGCAGGATTCAAGGTCCCACTGTTTTTTTGTCGGGAGCTGTACATGGTGACGAGATTAATGGTGTTGAGATAATACGCCGTTTGCTCAAAATGAAGCTTTTGAATTCACTGCGAGGAACTCTTATCGCCGTCCCTGTGGTTAATACATTCGGGTTCGTGAATAGAACTCGCTATTTACCTGATCGCCGTGACCTGAATAGATTTTTTCCCGGATCTCCAAAAGGATCATTAACCGGACAGCTGGCATCAATTTTCATGGAGGAGATAGTTGCCCGTTCAACACATGGAATAGATTTTCATACTGGAGCAAATTTTAGGAGCAACCTGCCGCAAATACGAGCTGCAATCAGCGATCCTGCTATAAAAGAAATGGCTATGGCGTTTGGTGCTCCGGTTGTGTTGGACGCAGAACTTCGTGACGGTTCTTTACGGAAGGCCGCATATGATAGGAAGATTCCCCTGCTTCTATTTGAAGGCGGGCAGTCCATGCAATTTGATCCGATTCCCATAAGAGTAGGGACACAGGGTGTGGTTTCTGTTCTTAGGCACTTGGGTATGCTTCCAAAGGCGAAGCAGAAATCAAAATGTACACAACCGATTCTGGCTAAAAATTCAACATGGGCACGTGCTTCCGCCAGCGGAATCTTTTTGCCTCGCGTCAAATTGGGTGAGATTGTAGAGAAGAATCAGATTCTTGGACTAGTCACAGACCCCTTGGGAGAATCTGAACATCAAATTATTTCACCCACAAGTGGGGTTATAATCGGGCAATTGCAGAGTCCGCTTGTCCATAAGGGTGATGCTGTCAGTCATGTAGCCGCTATCAGCGATATGGATGTTGCTGAGACAGCTATTGATTCTTTTCAAAATGAATTCGAGATTGAATCAAAAATGCAGGAGTACGAAGAGGGGCATTTGTAA
- a CDS encoding FAD-dependent oxidoreductase, which produces MIINSLLVLMGLGFTAATILAVASKILHVKEDPRIAQVEDVLPGVNCGGCGYAGCNGAANAVVEGKSGANVCVIGGIETAKAVGAVMGLEVLDMEPELAFRDCTGGERAEELFNYEGANNCRAQALLYDGSKTCPEGCLGLGTCEAVCPFDAIHMGPEGLPVVDPLACRACRKCVEACPRGVLSIVSMSAKLLHLEEVNDCLAPCHQRCPANINIPRYIEAAGKGDYAGAVNIIRERNPLLLVCGRVCPRPCETVCRRTHVDQPVGINMIKRFVADWEMNNNLRLPIPCAKDTGHKVAIIGGGPAGLSCANYLRRLGHSPTIIEAMPELGGQLRYGIPEYRLPKKDLAWEIQGILDLGIDVRTEQKFGVDFTIEDLTEEGFEAFFMGIGAWASGTLRIDGEEAQGVISGTEFLTAIGLGQTPNIGKKVIVVGGGNTAIDAARTCIRFGCEVTLLYRRTRNEMPANVEEIVGAEDEGVKYVFLSAPTKVMIDDKGKATHLECIRMELGEPDESGRRRPVPVEGTEERYPVDTIISAIGQKPQLSCFYTGGEEQCNIDFTRWRTIDANPETLQTSVPMVFAGGDAVSGPDLVISAVGAGRHAARSIHYLLTTGEIPVADNTMRNLIPYTLFKDVDGCKNKVRTEMPHNCTGEDRTSTFKEIEGCLTEEELRYETSRCLRCGLICYDRDVPLEKVFTNRVGEKVE; this is translated from the coding sequence ATGATTATTAATTCACTTCTCGTACTCATGGGACTGGGCTTTACTGCCGCAACAATTCTTGCTGTGGCTTCCAAAATCCTGCACGTCAAAGAAGACCCGCGCATTGCGCAGGTTGAGGACGTTTTACCCGGAGTAAACTGCGGTGGCTGCGGCTATGCGGGATGCAACGGTGCGGCCAATGCAGTTGTGGAAGGGAAATCAGGAGCCAATGTCTGTGTTATCGGCGGCATTGAAACAGCCAAGGCTGTCGGCGCGGTCATGGGACTGGAAGTGCTGGATATGGAACCGGAACTAGCTTTCCGCGACTGTACCGGCGGGGAGCGTGCTGAAGAACTTTTCAATTATGAAGGAGCAAACAACTGCCGCGCACAGGCCCTGCTCTATGACGGCTCCAAAACCTGTCCGGAAGGCTGTCTCGGTCTAGGAACCTGTGAAGCGGTATGCCCATTCGATGCCATCCATATGGGACCGGAAGGATTGCCTGTAGTTGATCCGCTGGCATGCCGTGCCTGCCGTAAATGCGTGGAAGCCTGCCCGCGCGGAGTACTTTCCATTGTTTCCATGAGCGCAAAGCTGCTGCATCTGGAAGAGGTCAACGACTGCCTAGCCCCCTGCCATCAAAGATGTCCTGCTAACATCAATATTCCCCGCTATATAGAAGCCGCCGGCAAAGGCGATTACGCCGGGGCGGTTAATATTATCCGTGAGCGCAACCCTCTGCTGCTGGTTTGCGGCAGAGTCTGTCCGCGACCTTGTGAAACTGTCTGCCGCCGCACTCATGTGGATCAACCGGTAGGCATCAACATGATCAAACGTTTTGTGGCCGACTGGGAAATGAACAACAACCTTCGCCTGCCCATCCCCTGCGCCAAAGATACCGGACACAAGGTCGCAATCATCGGTGGCGGACCGGCAGGACTTTCCTGCGCTAACTACCTGCGCCGTCTGGGACACAGCCCGACAATCATCGAAGCCATGCCTGAACTCGGCGGACAACTGCGTTACGGTATCCCGGAATACAGGCTGCCTAAAAAGGACCTTGCATGGGAAATTCAAGGCATACTCGACCTCGGTATAGATGTACGAACTGAACAAAAGTTTGGCGTAGACTTCACTATTGAGGATCTCACGGAAGAAGGATTCGAAGCCTTTTTTATGGGTATTGGCGCATGGGCCAGCGGAACCCTGCGCATTGACGGTGAAGAAGCGCAAGGCGTGATTTCCGGCACGGAATTTCTCACAGCTATAGGACTAGGCCAGACACCGAATATCGGCAAGAAAGTAATTGTAGTCGGTGGTGGAAACACAGCCATTGATGCAGCCAGAACATGCATACGCTTTGGATGTGAAGTAACCCTGCTCTATCGGCGCACCCGCAATGAAATGCCCGCTAACGTGGAAGAAATAGTTGGCGCGGAAGATGAAGGCGTAAAATATGTATTTCTTTCAGCACCAACCAAGGTCATGATTGATGACAAGGGCAAGGCCACGCATCTGGAATGCATAAGAATGGAACTGGGTGAACCGGACGAATCAGGACGCCGCCGTCCTGTGCCTGTAGAAGGAACTGAAGAACGTTATCCTGTGGACACTATCATCTCTGCCATCGGACAAAAGCCCCAGCTTTCCTGCTTCTACACTGGCGGCGAAGAGCAGTGTAATATCGATTTCACCCGCTGGCGGACCATTGATGCAAATCCGGAAACTTTGCAGACCTCAGTCCCTATGGTCTTTGCTGGCGGTGATGCCGTTTCAGGGCCTGATCTGGTCATATCGGCAGTTGGAGCCGGAAGACACGCAGCCCGTTCAATTCATTATCTGCTCACCACTGGAGAAATTCCTGTAGCAGACAACACTATGCGTAACCTGATTCCGTATACTCTTTTTAAAGACGTGGATGGCTGCAAGAATAAAGTACGAACCGAAATGCCCCACAACTGCACAGGCGAAGACCGGACATCTACATTCAAGGAAATTGAAGGCTGTCTCACTGAAGAGGAACTACGCTACGAAACTTCTCGTTGCCTGCGCTGTGGCCTGATCTGTTACGACCGGGATGTCCCGCTGGAAAAAGTATTCACCAACCGGGTCGGGGAAAAAGTAGAATAA
- a CDS encoding electron transport complex protein RnfA has translation MKEYFLLFISAIFVNNIVLAQYLGNCPFIGTSKKISVAMGMGGAVVFVATMAAAITWAVQEYLLDPLGLAYLQTLTFILVIASLVQFVEMFLKKAIPPLYKSLGIFLPLITTNCAVMGIAIICQREEFTFIKTVAFSFASGLGFMLALIVLSSIRERIEVSRTPKSMKGTPIALVMAGLMSLAFFAFKGMI, from the coding sequence ATGAAAGAATATTTCCTGCTCTTTATATCGGCCATATTCGTTAACAACATTGTCCTTGCGCAATACTTGGGTAACTGCCCGTTCATTGGGACTTCCAAGAAAATTTCCGTCGCTATGGGCATGGGCGGCGCAGTGGTCTTCGTTGCCACTATGGCAGCAGCCATTACGTGGGCGGTGCAGGAATACCTGCTCGATCCGCTTGGTTTGGCATATCTTCAGACCCTGACCTTCATCCTCGTCATCGCATCGCTGGTTCAATTTGTGGAAATGTTCCTGAAAAAAGCAATACCGCCACTTTACAAGTCTCTTGGTATCTTCCTGCCGCTCATTACAACCAACTGTGCGGTAATGGGTATTGCCATCATCTGCCAGCGGGAAGAATTTACTTTTATCAAAACCGTGGCTTTTTCCTTTGCATCCGGTCTGGGCTTCATGCTTGCCTTGATCGTACTTTCTTCCATCAGAGAACGGATTGAAGTTTCAAGGACACCCAAATCCATGAAAGGAACGCCTATCGCGCTGGTCATGGCAGGTTTAATGTCTCTTGCTTTTTTTGCATTTAAAGGGATGATTTAA
- the rsxE gene encoding electron transport complex subunit RsxE yields MSRLWKEFSKGLWKDLPPFKVVLGLCPVLAVTKTADNGFGMGMAVIFVLTMSNILVSIFRKIIPPKVRIACFIVIAASLVVSVELLMQAFAYPLYQQLGIFVPLIVVNCIILGRAEAFASKNPVLLSAADGLGMGIGFTISLTLLGGLRELFGYGTIFDNQIMPENFKPFSFMVEAPGAFVCLGLMLAAMNIFTSWQARRKGQAVLDNPGHDCKTCGICSR; encoded by the coding sequence ATGAGCAGATTATGGAAAGAATTTTCAAAAGGACTCTGGAAGGACCTGCCCCCATTCAAAGTAGTACTCGGCCTCTGTCCGGTACTGGCGGTGACCAAAACCGCGGATAACGGTTTCGGCATGGGCATGGCGGTTATATTCGTGCTGACCATGTCCAACATCCTTGTCTCCATCTTCCGTAAGATAATCCCACCCAAGGTACGTATCGCCTGCTTCATCGTTATCGCAGCCTCGCTGGTTGTATCGGTGGAATTGCTCATGCAGGCCTTTGCGTATCCTCTCTACCAGCAGCTGGGCATCTTTGTCCCGCTTATTGTAGTCAACTGTATCATCCTTGGGCGGGCTGAAGCATTTGCTTCCAAAAACCCGGTTCTGCTTTCCGCTGCGGACGGTCTGGGCATGGGGATCGGCTTCACCATATCCCTAACCTTGCTCGGAGGACTGCGAGAACTCTTCGGCTACGGCACCATCTTCGACAACCAGATCATGCCGGAAAATTTCAAACCGTTTTCATTCATGGTCGAGGCCCCGGGTGCTTTTGTCTGCCTTGGACTTATGCTCGCGGCCATGAACATATTCACCAGCTGGCAGGCCAGAAGAAAAGGACAGGCAGTACTGGATAATCCCGGACATGACTGCAAAACCTGCGGCATTTGCAGCCGATAA
- the rnfG gene encoding RnfABCDGE type electron transport complex subunit G — MKEGIKMIAVLTIICGMFSVTLATLKQATEGRIEEQVLTYVQGPAISEVLSGYDNSPVKDRKKFNIPGMENKVTVFPAIKDGKLLGVAIETFAKGYGGDVGVMVGFNLTDNNLSGIGITTMKETPGVGSKVAGHGFTSQFKGHTTAVELTSKGGNIEGISGATISSTASVEAVKQAVSIFQKIKPQITQAWSKGS, encoded by the coding sequence ATGAAAGAAGGAATAAAGATGATCGCAGTGCTGACCATCATCTGCGGGATGTTCAGCGTTACCCTCGCCACGTTGAAACAAGCCACTGAAGGCCGCATTGAAGAACAGGTGCTGACCTATGTACAGGGCCCGGCGATCAGTGAAGTGCTCAGCGGATATGACAATTCCCCGGTAAAGGATCGTAAGAAATTCAATATTCCGGGAATGGAAAACAAGGTTACTGTTTTCCCTGCCATAAAAGACGGAAAGCTTCTCGGTGTTGCCATTGAGACTTTTGCCAAAGGTTACGGCGGAGACGTAGGAGTTATGGTAGGATTCAACCTTACGGATAATAATCTTTCAGGCATCGGCATCACGACCATGAAAGAAACCCCCGGAGTTGGATCAAAAGTAGCCGGACACGGATTCACCAGCCAGTTCAAGGGCCACACCACAGCAGTTGAGCTCACTTCCAAAGGTGGAAATATCGAAGGTATTTCCGGAGCTACAATCTCCTCAACAGCATCAGTTGAAGCTGTAAAACAGGCTGTTTCCATTTTCCAGAAGATCAAACCACAGATTACTCAAGCTTGGTCAAAGGGGTCATAA
- a CDS encoding RnfABCDGE type electron transport complex subunit D, with protein MKPLNGSPVLTVSIPPHAHCGRTFKQDAFETIIALLPAAAFAIWHYQMLAVRVLALSCFAAVITETICLYFMKREIEADNYTALLYGLMFGFLIPPAAPWWLVVAGSFISVFMGRMIFGGLGTNPLCVPLVGWAVLAVSWPELMDFDMTMLASELTYPLSQLKNFGPETLDEYSIKSLLLGFQLGGTGAAQAGAVMLGGIYLLVRRIVRPDIPLAFIAGVAATAAIFFFIEPLEYASPEYHLICGSTLFGAFFLATDGPSSPAGHIPMLVYGFIGGALVVIIRVYGIYPDGVPFAILLANLMTPLIDKLKPGPFGGITNIHLRRRS; from the coding sequence ATGAAGCCATTAAACGGGTCCCCCGTATTAACCGTCTCCATCCCTCCCCACGCCCACTGCGGAAGGACATTCAAGCAGGATGCATTCGAAACAATCATCGCTTTGCTTCCGGCTGCGGCATTTGCAATCTGGCATTATCAAATGCTGGCAGTCCGGGTACTGGCTCTTTCATGCTTCGCAGCAGTAATAACTGAAACCATCTGCCTGTATTTCATGAAACGGGAAATTGAAGCTGACAACTACACAGCCTTGCTTTACGGACTGATGTTCGGCTTTTTGATCCCCCCGGCAGCACCGTGGTGGCTGGTTGTAGCAGGCAGCTTCATATCAGTTTTCATGGGCCGCATGATTTTCGGAGGACTTGGAACCAACCCGCTTTGCGTACCGCTGGTAGGCTGGGCAGTTCTTGCTGTTTCATGGCCGGAACTTATGGATTTCGATATGACCATGCTAGCTTCAGAATTGACCTATCCATTGAGCCAGTTGAAAAACTTCGGCCCGGAAACGCTGGATGAATATTCGATCAAGTCCCTGCTGCTCGGCTTCCAGCTTGGAGGCACCGGGGCAGCTCAAGCCGGAGCAGTTATGCTGGGCGGAATTTATCTGCTGGTCCGCAGAATTGTAAGGCCGGACATTCCGCTGGCCTTCATAGCCGGGGTTGCAGCAACAGCAGCAATTTTCTTTTTCATTGAGCCCCTTGAGTACGCTTCTCCGGAATACCATCTGATCTGCGGCTCTACCCTTTTCGGAGCATTCTTTCTGGCAACAGACGGACCCTCTTCACCAGCAGGCCATATCCCCATGCTCGTCTACGGATTCATCGGAGGAGCACTGGTTGTTATCATCCGGGTCTACGGTATTTATCCAGACGGCGTGCCTTTTGCCATTCTACTGGCCAACCTGATGACTCCACTGATTGATAAACTCAAACCCGGACCATTCGGAGGAATAACCAACATCCACTTGCGGAGGCGGTCATGA
- a CDS encoding 4Fe-4S dicluster domain-containing protein: MNPLFSLTPSERGPIVNTWEQDLGGPFEICLEITGLEPLVQNNEKVAKAQPVAADRNGIKPTIHSSISGTVTDVKKDFITIREEGTRVAEPVDFPGTGTREMLNALRENGINVRGLKKDCTLIINAMPHEVGMDGHRYLIEEFTDVMVTGLNYLKKAISPKACALACPTGMDWTIPGCTGYEIDPVYPNSLPELITKAITGKEMPSEVCVIDATTLYRIGRTIHGRQPVTLVIVKVGSTPFLTPVGTPVGILLKLADFRPGEHDRVILGGPLTGEAVYSLKHGVSPETQAITILKANKEPTVKDNPCVGCGECVINCPARLEPNMISRHSEFGLYENTLTYNIASCIECGLCGYWCRAQRPLLQYIRLAKKELAAKPILEDLREKQ; encoded by the coding sequence ATGAATCCTCTATTTTCACTAACTCCATCTGAACGCGGCCCCATAGTCAATACATGGGAGCAGGACCTAGGCGGCCCGTTTGAAATATGCCTTGAAATCACCGGACTTGAACCACTTGTTCAAAATAATGAAAAAGTGGCAAAAGCCCAGCCCGTAGCTGCTGACAGAAACGGTATTAAGCCGACAATCCATAGCTCCATATCCGGCACAGTAACTGACGTAAAAAAAGACTTCATCACCATAAGGGAAGAAGGCACCCGCGTTGCCGAGCCCGTTGACTTTCCCGGAACAGGAACCCGTGAAATGCTCAACGCTTTGCGAGAAAACGGAATCAATGTCCGCGGCCTGAAAAAAGACTGCACCTTGATAATCAACGCCATGCCCCATGAAGTCGGGATGGACGGACACCGCTATCTGATTGAAGAATTTACCGATGTCATGGTTACGGGGCTTAATTACCTTAAAAAAGCTATTTCCCCCAAGGCCTGCGCTTTGGCCTGCCCCACCGGAATGGATTGGACTATTCCCGGCTGCACCGGATACGAGATTGATCCGGTTTATCCCAACAGCCTGCCGGAACTGATCACCAAAGCCATTACCGGGAAAGAGATGCCTTCCGAAGTCTGCGTAATTGATGCCACTACTCTTTACCGCATCGGAAGGACAATTCATGGCCGCCAGCCTGTAACCTTAGTCATAGTCAAAGTAGGCTCCACCCCCTTTCTTACTCCGGTAGGCACACCTGTAGGAATTCTGCTCAAACTTGCTGATTTCAGACCCGGAGAACATGACCGGGTTATATTGGGCGGACCTTTAACAGGAGAGGCCGTCTACAGCCTTAAACACGGGGTATCTCCTGAGACACAGGCCATAACTATACTCAAAGCAAACAAGGAGCCCACGGTAAAAGACAATCCATGCGTGGGCTGCGGGGAATGCGTTATCAACTGTCCGGCACGACTGGAGCCGAATATGATTTCGCGTCACTCGGAATTCGGTCTTTATGAAAATACGTTAACTTACAATATCGCCTCCTGCATTGAATGCGGACTTTGCGGGTACTGGTGCAGGGCCCAGAGACCTCTACTGCAATACATCCGTCTGGCTAAGAAAGAACTGGCAGCCAAGCCGATACTTGAAGATTTGAGGGAGAAACAATGA
- a CDS encoding cytochrome c3 family protein — MRNKFIPISIILIVLFGLAVAGYVSPEKKEKIPVRVLFKNSGGKVIFNHIRHHRDYEIPCEKCHHERKTSDDEPLPCGSCHPESFDKDYVREHIRSFPDTSYCVQCHHAELGKLNFDHAAHEEYADEDCQACHHGNDIEKEPQKCGNCHTNSGTSEIPSVRDAAHDRCIDCHDEMFEAGLKGCTPCHKMQNMKDYSGDFTACGQCHQENDKDLVLNRTNAFHDQCMDCHKKLQRGPYKESDCSKCHLK, encoded by the coding sequence GTGCGTAATAAATTTATCCCCATCTCTATTATACTTATTGTTCTCTTCGGACTGGCTGTTGCCGGTTATGTATCACCTGAGAAAAAAGAAAAAATACCGGTCCGCGTTCTATTCAAAAACAGCGGCGGTAAAGTTATTTTCAACCACATCCGCCATCACCGGGATTACGAAATACCGTGTGAGAAATGCCACCACGAACGTAAAACCAGCGATGATGAACCGCTTCCCTGTGGCTCCTGCCACCCGGAATCCTTTGATAAGGACTACGTGCGTGAGCATATCCGTTCATTCCCCGACACCAGCTATTGCGTACAATGCCACCATGCGGAGCTTGGCAAACTTAATTTTGATCATGCAGCCCATGAAGAATATGCGGACGAAGACTGTCAAGCCTGCCACCACGGTAACGATATCGAAAAAGAACCCCAGAAGTGCGGCAACTGCCACACCAACTCGGGAACCTCGGAAATTCCCAGTGTGCGGGACGCCGCCCATGACCGATGCATAGACTGCCACGATGAAATGTTCGAGGCAGGGCTGAAAGGATGCACTCCATGCCATAAAATGCAGAACATGAAAGATTACTCGGGTGACTTCACTGCCTGTGGGCAATGCCATCAGGAGAATGACAAGGATCTCGTGCTAAACCGTACCAATGCTTTCCATGACCAGTGCATGGATTGCCACAAAAAACTGCAACGCGGCCCTTACAAAGAAAGTGACTGCTCTAAATGTCATTTAAAATAA
- a CDS encoding alkaline phosphatase has translation MRFSNKFRLLMALMVCAVFMVASPAYAKDKKVRVYKGKPAKYVFLFIGDGMGLPQKGATEAFTGEQLLMNTFPAQGMTTTYAADRFITGSAASATSIASGQKTNIGMLGMAPNQKHVKSIAEMAKADGKKVGIVSSVSIDHATPAAFYAHVPTRGQYYDIDVALSESDFDFFGGGGLKDVTNKKKNSKNYKGNALDLIKKAGYKVVTDKEEFMALKPADGKVISWNAWLQDSKALPYAMDMRPQDITLPEFTAKAIEMLDSPEGFFLMVEGGKIDWACHANDAAAFIQNTIAFDNSIAKAVEFAKKHPKDTLIVVTGDHECGGLTLGFAGTKYGSYYDALKPQTISFQQFSDQVVPLWKEEHKGNASFEDFQPTITHFFGLEFEGDAKKNPLVVKDYQLAMLKDAYARTMKDETEFKNPELYNLYGGYDPLTVTITHVLNNNAGLGWTSYKHTGVPVATSAMGVGSSSFNGYYDNVDIAYKIMAVMGMTPKVHAAINNAEFASN, from the coding sequence ATGAGATTTTCCAACAAATTCAGATTATTGATGGCACTTATGGTTTGTGCAGTATTTATGGTTGCATCACCTGCATACGCTAAGGATAAGAAGGTCCGCGTATACAAAGGCAAACCGGCCAAGTATGTCTTCCTCTTCATTGGTGATGGCATGGGCCTGCCCCAGAAGGGTGCTACCGAAGCATTCACCGGCGAACAGCTCCTTATGAACACCTTCCCCGCGCAGGGAATGACCACCACTTACGCTGCTGACAGGTTTATTACCGGTTCCGCAGCTTCCGCGACCTCCATTGCCAGCGGACAGAAAACCAACATCGGTATGCTCGGCATGGCTCCTAATCAGAAGCATGTTAAGTCCATCGCAGAAATGGCTAAAGCTGACGGCAAGAAAGTAGGTATTGTTTCCAGCGTATCCATTGACCATGCAACCCCTGCTGCATTTTACGCACATGTTCCCACTCGTGGACAGTACTACGATATTGATGTTGCTCTCTCTGAAAGTGATTTTGATTTCTTTGGCGGTGGGGGACTCAAAGACGTTACCAACAAGAAGAAAAATTCCAAGAATTACAAAGGTAACGCCCTCGATCTGATCAAGAAAGCAGGATATAAAGTGGTAACCGACAAAGAAGAGTTCATGGCTCTCAAGCCTGCTGACGGCAAAGTTATTTCCTGGAATGCATGGCTTCAGGATTCCAAGGCTCTGCCTTATGCGATGGACATGCGCCCTCAGGACATTACTCTCCCTGAGTTTACCGCCAAGGCAATTGAAATGCTCGATAGCCCCGAAGGTTTCTTCCTTATGGTTGAAGGCGGTAAGATTGACTGGGCCTGCCACGCTAACGATGCCGCAGCTTTCATTCAGAATACCATTGCTTTTGACAACTCCATTGCCAAGGCTGTTGAGTTCGCTAAAAAACACCCCAAAGATACTCTTATTGTTGTAACCGGTGACCACGAGTGTGGTGGTCTGACCCTGGGATTTGCAGGTACTAAATACGGTTCCTACTATGATGCCCTTAAGCCCCAGACCATATCTTTCCAGCAGTTCTCTGATCAGGTTGTTCCACTCTGGAAGGAAGAACACAAAGGCAATGCCAGTTTCGAAGATTTTCAACCTACCATTACCCATTTCTTCGGTCTCGAGTTTGAAGGTGATGCCAAGAAGAATCCTCTTGTTGTAAAGGATTACCAGCTTGCCATGCTCAAGGATGCTTATGCTCGTACCATGAAGGACGAGACCGAGTTCAAGAATCCCGAATTGTACAACCTGTATGGCGGGTATGATCCCCTGACCGTGACCATTACTCATGTTCTGAATAACAACGCCGGTCTCGGTTGGACATCCTACAAACATACCGGTGTTCCCGTAGCCACTTCCGCTATGGGCGTAGGTTCCTCTTCTTTTAACGGTTATTACGATAACGTTGATATCGCTTACAAAATCATGGCTGTAATGGGCATGACTCCTAAAGTTCATGCCGCAATCAACAACGCCGAGTTTGCTTCCAACTAG